The genome window CATTGCAGAATATAGTTTACAGCCTAAAAACGGATGGGGTTATGGGCAAACAGGTTGCAGGATATGAATTATGGCGCAACAGAGATTCTTGCAGTTTTATGCTCTGTTCCTGAAAACAGGGAACAAAAATACATACCCTGTTTCACTTTTCTTTTGTTCTGATCCGTCAGATCCCATTGAATGCTGTTTGAACCGGAAGCCGGATGCAGAGTCCATTCGCGGATCAGATTTCCGGTTACGGAATAAATTCTGATAGTTATTGCCTCCTGAGATGTTGAACTAAAAAGTATTTGAGCATAATTCCCCGCCGGATTAGGGACGATACGAAAAA of Bacteroidales bacterium contains these proteins:
- a CDS encoding T9SS type A sorting domain-containing protein, which gives rise to FRIVPNPAGNYAQILFSSTSQEAITIRIYSVTGNLIREWTLHPASGSNSIQWDLTDQNKRKVKQGMYFCSLFSGTEHKTARISVAP